Sequence from the Mycobacterium florentinum genome:
CGATCGGCGTCGTGGCCACCCTGGTGGTGCTGCGCTCGTACGGCTTGCTGATCCAGAAGTCCGCCTCGTTGGACGTGCCCATACTGGTGGTGTCGCTGGCCGCGTTGCTGCTCGGGCTGCCCACCATGATCCTGACGTCGCGATCGATTTCGGACCCGATCGGCGAAGTCGTCGATGCGATGGCCCAGGTACAACGCGGCAACATCGACACCACCGTCGGCTCCTACGAGCGATCCCAAATCGGGCGGCTGCAAACGGGATTCAACCGCATGGTGGCCGGGCTGGCCGAGCGGGACCGGCTGCGCGACCTGTTCGGGCGCCACGTCGGGGCCGACGTCGCGCAGCGGGCCATCGAAGAGGGCGCCTCGCTGTCGGGGGATGTGGTCGAGGCGGCGGTCTTGTTCATCGATCTGGTGGGTTCGACTCAGCTCGCGGAAAGCCGTCCACCCCAAGAGGTTGCCGACGTGCTCAATGATTTCTTCCGCATCGTCGTCGACGCCGTCGACGAACACAACGGCCTGATCAACAAATTCGCCGGCGATGCCGCGCTGGCCATCTTCGGGGTGCCGCTGCGGACGGGCGAGCCGTCATCGGCGGCGCTGGCCACGGCGCGCACGCTGGGGACCCAACTGCGTCGGCTCCCGGTGGATTTTGGTATCGGAGTGTCGGCGGGCCGCGTCTTCGCCGGCAACATCGGTGCCGAAAACCGTTATGAATACACGGTAATCGGCGATGCGGTCAACGAGGCCGCGCGCCTGGCGGATCTTGCCAAGACCTCGGATCGGCGGATCCTATGCTCGGCGGCGGCGATCGAACGGGCCGACGAGGCCGAACGGGGTCACTGGGCCCAGTGCTATTCCACGGTGCTGCGCGGCCGCTCCGAGGCCACGCACGTCTCGGCGCCCGCGGGCCCGGACTGACCGCGCTACTTCGAGACCTTCAGCGATCCGATCACCTGATTGAGCAGCCCGGCCGAGGCCGCGTCGCCGATGGGTGTCGCACCCAGGAAGATCGTGACCGGCTTGGTGTCGACCGCGATGATGACCACGGCGTCACCCTTCACATTGCGGGCGGGGTCCGCGATCGTGACGTCGGCGTCCACCCGGGCGGCCTTGATTCCCTCCACCGTGATCGACGACTTCTTGATCGGGCCCAGCGTCGGTGAGGCGTTCGAATAGCCGGGGCCTTCGGCCACGCAATTCATCAACTTCGCCGCCTGCGCGCTGACGTCCATGCTGGGGACGAAGTTGGTGACCGCGACCTCGGCCTGCATCACCCATTGACTGGCGCCCGGAACCTCCTGCGCAAGCCCCACGGCGCCAATGAGATTCGGAGTCTGGTCGTCGGAGAACGGCATCCATCCGGGTGCCGCGGTGGCCGGAAACGACAACTTGCCCGCCTTGATCGGCGCGCCGCCCACGGGCTTGTCGCCGCCAGACACATTGGGCGTGCAATCGGTTGCGGTCTGTCCGGAACCACCCGGCTGCGACGTCGGCGCGGCCGTCGTCGTCGACGGATTGGCCTTGGGGGACTTGGGTTCGTTGTTCAGGCTGACGACCAGGATCACGACCAGAGCGATGACGCCCAGCACCGCGATGCCGGCGACGATCAGCCAGGGCATGTTCGACCGCGGCCCGTTCGGCGGCGGTCCCCCGGGATAGGAGCCGGGCGGCCAACCGGGGGCATACTGCGGCCCGGTCTGACCGTACGGCTGACCCGGATAGCCGGGTGCCGAGGGATCCATTCCTTGTGGATTGGTGAACGGACCGGTCGGTGGGTACGGATACGCGCCGCTCTGCGGCCCCGAGTAGGGGCCGCCCTGCGGATAAGGGGGCGGGCCGCCTTGCGGCGGACCACCTTGCGGTGGGCCCCAATAAGGGCCCTGGCCATACGGATTCGCTCCGTACGGGTCCTGCCCGTAGGGACCGCCCGGAGGAACCGTCATTGCAGAACCACCCCCACCTAATTCGCTGGTTTGACCTTAGCCATCGCCAGCACGTCGAGCCGGCGGTCGAGTTCCTCGATCGATAACTTGTCGCCGATCAGGCCGCGGTCGATCACGGTCTGACGGATCGTCTTCTTCTCCTTGAGCGCCTGTTTGGCCACGGCAGCGGCTTCCTCGTAGCCGATGGCCGAGTTCAAGGGTGTCACGATCGACGGCGACGACTCGGCCAACTCGCGCAGATGTTCTTCGTTGGCCTTCAAGCCGACGATGCAGCGTTCGGCGAACAGCTTGGACACGTTTGTCAGCAGCTTGAACGACTCCAGGACGTTGCGGGCCATCATCGGGATGTACACGTTGAGTTCGAACGCGCCCGACAAGCCGCCGACGGCGACGGCGGCGTCGTTGCCGATCACCTGCGCGGCGACCTGCGTAACCGCCTCCGGCAGAACCGGATTGACCTTGCCCGGCATGATCGAGCTACCCGGCTGCAGGTCCGGCAGCGCGATCTCGGCCAAGCCGGTCAGCGGCCCGGAACCCATCCAGCGGATGTCGTTGGCGATCTTGGTCAACGACACGGCGATGGTGCGCAGCGCCCCGGACGCCTCCACCAGGCCGTCACGCGCGGCCTGAGCCTCGAAAGAGTTTGCCGCCGTGCGCAATTCGGACAGTCCCGTCGAAGCGACCAGCGCCTCGACCACCCTGGGGCCGAAGCCGTCGGGAGCGTTGAGCCCGGTGCCCACCGCGGTTCCGCCGATGGCCAGCTCGCCCAGCCGCGGCAGCGTGGCACGTACCCGCTCGATCCCGGCCTCGATCTGGCGGGCGTAGCCGCTGAATTCCTGGCCGAGTGTCACCGGGACGGCGTCCATCAGGTGAGTGCGGCCCGACTTGACCACGGTGTGCCACTCGCTGGCCTTGGTCGCCAGCGCGTCGTGCAGTACCTCGAGCGCCGGGATCAGATGGCGGACTGCGGCTTCGGTGGCCGCGATGTGGGTGGCGGTCGGGAAGGTGTCGTTGGACGACTGCGACATGTTGACGTCGTCGTTGGGGTGCACCGTGACGCCGTTGGCGGCCGCGATGGACGCGATCACCTCGTTGGTGTTCATGTTGGAGCTGGTGCCCGAGCCGGTCTGGAAGACGTCGATCGGGAACTGGTCATCGTGCTTGCCGTCGGCGATCTCGGCCGCGGCCGCGATGATCGCGTCGGCCTTCTCCGGCGCCAGCAGCCCGAGGTCGGCGTTCACCTGTGCGCAGGCGCCCTTCAGCAGGCCCAGCGCGCGAATCTGGGTGCGCTCGAGGCCCCGGCCCGAGATCGGAAAGTTCTCCACAGCACGCTGGGTTTGCGCTCGCCACAACGCTTTTGCGGGTACACGTACCTCGCCCATGGTGTCGTGCTCGATGCGATATTCGCCGCTTTCGGCCATGAATCAGTTCCTCTTCGTTGGGGTGTGCTATCGCGGTTACGGCAGGGGGTAGGCAGCGGTGCTGTCGCCGGTGAAGTCGATTGCCGAGTACTCGTTGAGCTTCGAAAGCCGGTGGTAGGCCTCGATCATGCGGATGGTGCCCGACTTGGACCGCATCACGATCGACTGGGTGGTGCAGCCGCCGGGGGAGTACCGGACGCCCTTGAGCAGATCGCCGTCGGTGACCCCGGTGGCGCAGAAGAAGACGTTGTCACCGGACACCAGATCTTCGGTGGTCAGGATCTGGTCCAGGTCGTAGCCGGCGTCGAGCGCCTTGCGGCGTTCGGCGTCGTCGCGCGGCGCCAGTTGCGCCTGGATGGCCCCGCCCATGCAGCGGATCGCCGCGGCGGCGATGATCCCCTCCGGGGTGCCGCCGATGCCGGCCAGCATGTCGGTGCCCGATTGGGGCCGGCAGGCCGAGATCGCGCCGGCGACGTCGCCGTCGGTGATCAGCCGGATGCGGGCACCGGTGGCGCGGGTGTCCTCGATGAGCTGGCTGTGCCTCGGCCGATCCAGGATGCACACGGTCATGTCTCGCACCGACAGGTCTTTCACCTTGGCGACCGCGCGGATGTTGTCGGCGATCGGCGCGGTGATGTCGAGCACGTGCGCGGCCTCGGGCCCGACGGCGATCTTGTTCATGTAGAACACCGCCGACGGGTCGAACATCGCGCCGCGATCGGCCACCGCCAGCACGGAGATGGCGTTGGGCATGCCCTTGCTCATCAGCGTGGTGCCATCCACCGGGTCGACGGCGAAGTCGCAGTCCGGGCCGTCGCCGTTGCCGACCTCCTCGCCGTTGTAGAGCATCGGCGCCTCGTCTTTTTCGCCCTCGCCGATGACGACGACCCCGCGCATGGAGACCGAATTGACCAGTTCACGTATCGCGTCGACTGCCGCGCCGTCGCCGCCTTCCTTGTCGCCACGGCCCACCCAGCGGCCGGCGGCCATCGCGCCGGCCTCGGTGACCCGGACCAGCTCCAGAGCTAGGTTGCGGTCTGGAGCCTCGCGGCGCGAGCCGACCTGGGGGTCGGAGCCTGCAGTCGCGGTCGAAGACGAACCGGATCCGGCCGATGCTGTCATGGTTGCTGATTCTCCCAGAAGCTGATCGGTCTGCTGGATCTGGGCTGTGGCTGTTGACGGCGGGCTGGGATACTCGTGGGGTGACCGAGGAGCAGCCCGACGCCGACCAGGCCGGTGAACCGGTACCGGCGGCCAGGCCGGCCAAACCGCGGTTGCTGCAGGACGGCCGCGACATGTTCTGGTCGCTGGCGCCGCTGGTTATCGGATGCATCCTGCTGGCCGGGATGGTCGGGATGTGTTCCTTTCGGCCGACCGGGGCGAACAAGGGCACGATTCCGTCGTACGACGCGGCGACGGCCCTGCGCGCGGACGCCCAGACGCTGGGGTTTCCCATCCGGCTGCCGCAGCTGCCGGCGGGCTGGCAGCCCAACTCCGGCGGCCGCAGCGGCATCGAGAATGGGCGGACGTCGAATGGTCAGCGGCTCGGCGCGGCCACCTCGACGGTGGGATACATCGGCCCGACGGGCATGTACCTGAGCCTCACGCAGAGCAACGCCGACGAGGACAAGCTGGTCGGCTCGATCCATCCGTCGGCGTACCCGACCGGAACGGTCGACGTCGCGGGGACGAACTGGGTCATCTATCGCGGTTCCGGTGACAGTGGTGCCGATGCCGAGCCGGTCTGGACCACCAGGCTGACCAGCCCGGGCGGAGCCGCCCAGATCGCGATCACGGGTGCCGGAACCACCGATCAGTTCCGTACGCTGGCAACGGCGACGCAGTCGCAGGCGCCGCTGCCGACCAGCCGATAGGAGCGACTCGCGTGACAGCACCCGAAGCCGACTTGTCCGGATGGGTGGCGGCACCGTTCACCGGTGGCGGCTACACCCACGACGTCTATCGCAAGGGCACCGGCCCCGGGGTGGTGGTGATTCCCGAGATACCCGGCGCCCATCCCGGGGTGCTCGGCCTGGGTAATCACCTGGTGGACAACGGATTCACGGTTGCCATCCCGTCGCTGTTCGGGGTGGCCGGCAAGGCGAAGACGGTCGGATACACGACGGGCGTCATCGCGCGGGCTTGTGTGGCAAAGGAATTCGCCGCGTTCGCGACGAACAAGCAGCGGCCGGTGTCGTTGTTCCTGCGTGCGCTGGCCCGTGACCTCAAGGCATCGACGGGGGCCAAGGGCGTCGGCGTGATCGGCCAGTGCTTCACCGGCGGCTTCGCGCTGGCCGCGGCGGTCGACGACAGTGTGCTGGCGCCGGTGCTCAGCCAGCCGTCGGTACCGTTGCCGCTCGGTCTGACTCGGCGCAGCGACACCGGGCTCAGTGAGTCCGAGCTGGCCACGATCGCCGAGCGTGCCGCGAACGAAGGCCTGTGCGCCATGGGCTTGCGATTCAGCGAGGACTGGATGTCGCCGCGCGACCGATTCACCGCGCTCAAGGAACGCCTGGGCGACGCGTTCGAGGTGATCGAGATCGACTCGCGGCCGGGCAACGAACACGGCTTCACCAAGATGGCGCACTCGGTGCTCACCGACGAGGTCCGTGAACTCGACGGTCAGCCTGCTTACGAGGCCCGCAAGCGAGTCGTCGAATTCCTCACTGAGCGGCTGACTTAACGTCGGCGGCCGCCTTCCGGCGGGGCAGCCAGCCGCGGCGCGCGGGTGCGTCTTCGTCGGGGTTCACCAGCTCGACGCCCTGGTAGACCGCCAGGTAGACGTCGAGGGTCGTGACGATCAGGATCATCAGCACCGGCCCGATCACGATGCCCCACGGGCCGAACATTGCGATACCGGCGAACACCGACAGCAGCATCAGCGCCGAATTCAGCCGGGCGTCCCGTGGCACCAGGAACGGGCGGAGGAAGTTGTCGATGTTGGTGACCACCAGCAGGTGCCACAGGATGACGAACGCACCGCCGAAGATGTTGCCGTAGAAGATCATTCCGATGCCGAACGGAATTGTCACGATGCCGCCGCCCAGCGGGATGATCGACAGCGCCGTGAGCAGAATCGCGAAAATGAAGAAGCCGTGGTGGAATCCGGCGATGTAGATCGACCCCGCACCCGCGACACCTTGGCACAACGCGATGACGAACTGGCCGAACACGGTGCCGCGCACCATCGCGCCGGTCTTCTTCAGGTACAGATCCGTGACTTCCTCGCCCAGCGGGTTGAGCTGACCGATCAGCGTGCGCAACTTCTCCCGGTGTACCAGCAGCGCGAGAAACACATAGAGAAAAATGATCCCGTAAGTGATGGCACCGAAGACGCTTCCCGCCGCGCCCTGCAAGGTTTGCAACAGCCACTGACCGACATTCTGTGCGCCGGTGACCATCGCCTTTCGCAGCATTTCCGCATTAATCGTGATGTGCAGGAAGGGAACTCGGGCCACTAGGTCGTTGACGATGTGCAGGACTTTGTCGCCGAGCCCGCTCAGGTCGGTGTTCTTGACCCATCCGGAAATGCTGTCGACCATGCGCGAGATCTGGACGACGGCCAAGGCGATGAACAGGCCGACCGGCACAATGACCATCGCCAGCGCCGACAACAGGGTAAAGGTTGCCGACAGGCCGGTGCCCAGCCGCTTGTTGAACCAATTGAACAGGGGCGTGAACAAATACGCACCGACCGCGGCCACCACGATCAGCACAAAATAGTCGCGCAGGAAATACGCGCCGAACGCCAGCGCGATGAGCGTGAAAACCGCGAGGGCGCGTTTCTGAGTGAGCGTGAATTCAGTGTTCATAACGCCCTCCGCGTCGCCGTTGAGCTGAACCTTAGCCCCAGGCGGCGCTATTGGGCAGAGTGCGGTTTGCGCTTGGCGGCGGCCTTGGCCGTCTCGGCCTGCCTCTTCATCTGGCCGAACATGTCCACGTAGTAGGACAGGCACTCGGTTAACGCCTTCTCGGTGGTGAACAGCGGCTGGTAACCGAGGTCGCGGGAGGCCTTGGCGACCGAGAAGAAGTTGTCCAGGTACAGCCGCTCGACCGCCAGCGGCTCCAGCAGCGGCGCGGGAATTCCGAACCGGAAGTGCATCCGCTGCCAGCCGGTCATGGCCGCCCGCACGACGGGCCCGTTGACCCGGATCCGCGGCCAGGGCTGCCCGCAGGCCTCCACCACCGGCCGCGCGAACTCGAACATGTTGATCGGCTCGTCGTCGTTGATGAAGTACGCCTGACCCGGCGCGGTGCCGCCGGGCACCAGATGCTGGGCGGCCAGGATGAAGCCGTGAATCAGGTTGTGCACGTAGGAGTTATCCAGCCGGGCCGACTTGCGGCCGATCAGAACCTTGACGTGGCCGGCGATCACGCTCTCGAACAGCTTCCGGAACATCGTCTGGTCGCCGCGGCCCCAGATGCCGCTGGGCCGGATCGCACACGTCAGCATCCCGTCAACGCCGTTCTGGGACAACACGTATCGCTCGGCGACCACCTTGGTCTCGGTGTAGAGGTCGTTGAATCTAGTGGTGTAGGGCAGCGTTTCGTCGCCGCCGGCGATGGTCTGGCCGCCCATCACCACGCTGTTGGATGACGTGTAGACGAATCGCTGCAGGCCGGCCGCGCGCCCGGCCTCCGCCAGATTCTCGGTGCCGCCGACGTTGATCGCAAAGCTGCGCTGACGGTATTCGTCGGTCACCGACGCCCCACCCAGCAGCTCGATGATCGCCGCGGTGTGAAAGACGGTGTCGATGCCGGCCACCGCCTGCGCGCAGACGTCCTTGTCGGTGATGTCGCCCTGCAGCACCTCCAGCTGTGAGTGCGGGGCGAGCGGCGACGGCGCGCGGTCGAAGGAACGCACCGAATATCCGCGGTCGAGCAAGGTGGTCACCAGGTTGGCGCCGACGAATCCGGAGCCCCCGGTGACCAGGACGCGGCCCAGTTCGGTTGTCAGTGCTGCATCACCCATGCCGGACAGCATAACTGAAACACGTTCCAGTTTTGCAAAAATCACCGAATTCGTTTTGCATAGATGGTTCGATTTAAGCCTCGTCGCCTTGCCCGGCTGCCAGTGCATCCTCTACTCGCTTGCGGGCGCCAGCTAAGTGTTCTTCACATCGTTTTGCCAGCTGTTCGCCTCTTTCCCACAGCTTCAGCGATGCGTCGAGGTCCAGCCCGCCTTGCTCCAACAGGCGCACGACCTCGATCAGCTCGTCGCGACAGGCTTCGTAACCGAGTTGACTAATGGGCGTAGCCGAGTCGGCCCCATCGCCGTCGTTGTCAGTGACCATCGGTCAGCCCCTCACTCAACGCCGCTACGGCACCGTCGGAAACCCGCACCCGCAGCCGGGTGCCGGCCGGTGCGTCGTCGACCGAGCGCAGCACCCGCGGCGCGTCGGAGGATCCGGTGGCCGGAACCGCCTGCACCACCGCGTACCCCCGTGCCAAGGTCGCCGCCGGGCCCAGCGTAGCCAGCCGTGCGGACAGGTGGCCGACGCGCTCGGATTCGGCGGCGACCAGCCGGGTGATGTCACGGCGCACCGCCGAGCGGGCGCGGTGGATCTCCTCGGCGCGCGCAGTCAGTGCCGTCAGCGGCTCGGCCAGCACCGGGCGGCTGCGCAACTGGGTCAGCGCGCGCTGTTCGCGAGTCACCCAATTGCGCAGTGCCTGAGCACTGCGCCGGCGCATGTCCTGTATTCCTCGCTGCTCGGCGGCGGTGTCCGGGACCACCCTCTTGGCCGCATCGGTCGGGGTGGCCGCGCGCAGGTCCGCGACCAGATCACACAGCGGGTTGTCGGGTTCGTGGCCGACCGCGCTGATCACCGGGGTGCGGCAGGCCGCGATCGCGCGGCACAGCGTCTCGTCGGAGAACGGCAGCAGGTCCTCGACGCTGCCGCCGCCGCGGGCCAGCACGATGACGTCGACGTCCTGGTCGCGGTCGAGTTCGCGTAACGCCTCGACGATCTGGGCGACCGCGTTGGGTCCCTGGACGGCGGTGTTGCGCACCGCGAACCGGACCGCAGGCCAGCGGGTGCCGGCCACCGTCGTCACGTCGCGCTCGGCGGCACTCGCCCTGCCGGTGATCAGCCCAATCATGTTTGGCAGGAAGGGGATTGGCCGTTTGAGCCTCGGGTCGAAGAGGCCTTCGGCATCGAGCAGCCGGCGCAGCCGGTCGATGCGGGCCAGCAGTTCGCCGACGCCGACGGCGCGAATCTCACTGAGCCGCAACGAGAATGTGCCGCGCCCGGTGTAGAACGAGGGCTTGCCGCAGACCACCACCTGCGTGCCCTCGACCAACTTCACCGGCGCGTTCAGTACCAGGTCGCGCGGGCACGTCACGGTCAGTGACATGTCGGCGGCCGGGTCGCGCAGCACCATGAACACGGTCTTGGAATCGGCCCGAACGTTGACCTGGGCCAATTGTCCTTCCACCCAGACGGTTCCGAGCTTGTCGATCCAGCCCGCCACCCGGATCGCGACGGCGCGAACCGGGAACGGGTTCTCGGCCGAGTTCGCTTCCGAATTTGCCGCTCGGGTCACTTCGCGGTCGCGCGGGTGATCCTGTTGGCCAGCAACGTCTGAAACGGTGCCCGGGCCTTCGTGGCCTGCTCGTAGGCCAGCAGATCCTCCAGCTCGTCGACGCTGAGCGACTGCACCCGGGCCCGCAGCTGGGCCAGCGTCAGCGCCGGGTAGTCGAGCTCGGCTGCCACCGACGGCTCCGGAACCGATTTCTTGGACGTTGGCTTGCTCGGGGCGCCGGCGTCTATCGCGGCCTCGGCCACCGAGTACAACGCGAAGCGCCCCTCGGCCCGGCGATCGCCCCCGGCGCCGTCCGGCAACTCGGCGAAACCGCCGTCGATGGCGACTTCGGAGTCCTCGTCGAACGTCGCCCATTCCGGCTTTTCATCCCTGGGCGGAAAGATCGATTCCAGGGTGGAGTCGCCCTTGTTCACCAGCTCTGCCAGATTCTGCTGAAATCGCATCACGATGTGCGCCGCCTGACTGACCACCGTCATCGGGTACATCAGGATCGTCTTCGGCAGTCTGATGGTCTCCTCGACGGCGACCGTCGCCGCGCCGACCAGTAGCCGAACTCCATACGGTGCAGAAGCCATGGGTCCAAGATTGCCCTAAGCAACGGCTAACTCCAAGCCCGGCACCGCGAGCTGGCAGGCCCGTGTCGGCAGAACGTACGCTGGAGCCCATGGCGCCGACCGTCGACATGGGAATTCCCGGCGCATCCAGCTCGGTAGCCAACGATCCGGCCCGCAAGCGGGTGCTGCTGGCCGAGCCGCGTGGCTACTGCGCGGGTGTGGACCGGGCCGTCGAGACGGTCGAGCGCGCCCTGCAGAAGCACGGCGCCCCGGTGTACGTCCGGCATGAGATCGTGCACAACCGGCACGTCGTCGACACCCTGCAAAAGGCCGGCGCGGTTTTCGTCGAGGAGACCGATCAGGTCCCCGAGGGCGCCATCGTGGTGTTCTCCGCGCACGGCGTCGCGCCGACGGTGCACGCTGCCGCCGCCGAACGCAACCTGCACACCATCGACGCCACCTGCCCGCTGGTCACCAAGGTGCACAACGAGGCGCGGCGCTTCGCCCGCAACGACTTCGACATCCTGCTGATCGGCCACGAGGGCCACGAGGAGGTCGTCGGCACCGCCGGGGAGGCGCCCGACCACGTGCAGCTGGTCGATGGGGTCGCCTCGGTCGACAACGTGACGATTCGTGACGAGAACAAGGTGGTGTGGCTCTCGCAGACCACGCTGTCCGTCGACGAGACCATGGAGATCGTCGAGCGGCTGCGGCAGCGGTTCCCCAAGCTGCAGGATCCGCCCAGCGACGACATTTGCTATGCGACCCAGAACCGGCAGGTCGCGGTCAAGGCGATGGCACCGGAGTGCGAGCTGGTGATCGTCGTCGGGTCCCGCAATTCGTCGAACTCGGTGCGGCTGGTGGAAGTGGCGCTGGGTGGCGGGGCCACGGCCGCCTACCTCGTCGACTGGGCCGACGACATCGACCCGGCCTGGCTCGACGGCGTCACGACGGTGGGCGTCACCTCCGGAGCATCGGTCCCCGAGGTGCTGGTGCGTGGCGTGCTCGAGCGTCTCGCCGAATGCGGCTTCGACATCGTGCAACCGGTGTCGACGGCCCAGGAGACGCTGGTGTTCGCGCTGCCCCGCGAGATCCGGTCGCTGCTTTAGGCGCGCCGGGAGTCGGGTCGCCTACGACCTAGGCGTCGTACTCCCAGGAGTCGGCCGGGGGATGTTCCTGAGAACGACCGTTCGTCCGCGGCCGGTTGCGGCGATCCCCGCGCGGCTCACCCCGGCGCTCGTCTGCCGGGCCCGATCCGCGGTAACGGACCTGCGAGATCGGGTGGTGCGTCGGGTTGGCGCCGGTCCTGCCGTTGGGTGCGGCCTGACGCCGCCGCTGTTCCGGCGCGGGCTGGTAGGACTCGTAGGGCTCATAGGACGGGTAGCGGCCGAACGGCTCCGACGAGACGGGCGGTCCGTAGCGGTCGTAGTCCTCGTAGCGGCCGCCGCGAGCAGCCGGGCGTTCGTAGGGGTTGCGCCGGCGCGGGTCGCGACGGCCTTCCCGCTGCGACTGTCCGCGCCCGTCGGGATCGCCATCCGGTCGCGGACGCCGCCGCGAGGGCCGGCGTGCTGGGTCGGCGGGGTCGTAGTCGCGCGGCGGGGTCTGGCGCCGCCGGCGCGGCCGCTCGGCCGTCGGGTCGTACTCCTCCTCCGGCGAGGGGCGCGCGTGCCGGGACCGGCTTCGGGTCGAACCCGTGGCGGGCCGGCCGCTGCGCGCCGTTCGGCTGCTTTGGGCCGAGCCTCTCGAGTGGCTGCGCGGCGAATCGGTGGCCTCTTCTTCGTCGGCCTCGTCGTCGGAGGACGCGACGCCCAGCAGCGAGTTCAGTTTCGAGCTGATTGCGCGGAAGAAGGGCGATTTCTCCGCAACCGTGGCGCTGGGGGTCGCGGCGTCGTCAGCCGCGCCGGCAGTGGCCGGCCGCTGCGACATGCCCAAGTACCACCGGATCAGGCCGATCAGCAGGACGCCGCCGGCGGCGCCCAGCATCAGCGGGAAACGTTCGATGAGCGGATAGCCGCAGTTGATCAGCAGGTCCTTGACGCTGCCGATCTTGCCGCCGTGGAACAGCCAGTAGGCGCCGGGCACCGCGCAGAACAGGATCAGTGGCGGCTGGATGACGGCGGTGAACAGGCCTTCCTGGCGTACCGCCAGCACGGCCACCACGCAGCCCGCTATATAGAGGCCGGCGAAGATACCGGTCAGCTCCTTGTGGCCGGCTCCGGAGTCGATGCCATACCCGATGGCAGTCGCGGTCACGGCGATGAGCAAGGCTATCCACGACGGCACACCCGGGATGCCGGGGTAGATCGAGCGATGGGCAGCTTCTGCTGCCGAGGTTCCCCGCTGCGCTGACACATGTAGACCGTACCGGCAATGGGCGAAAACGCCCGTAAATACCTTGTTAGGGATGCCGGGCGTGCCACGGGCTTGCCCAGGAAAGGAGCCGCTGGCGACCTGGCCGTGGCGCGGAGCCCTAAACTTGGTTCCCCGTGAGCCTGAGCCTGGGAATCGTGGGCCTGCCGAACGTGGGCAAGTCGACCCTGTTTAACGCCCTGACCCGCAACAACGTGGTCGCGGCCAACTATCCGTTCGCGACGATCGAACCGAACGAGGGCGTCGTCGCGCTGCCCGATCCGCGACTCGACAAGCTGGCCGAGATGTTCGATTCCGAGAAGATCGTGCCGGCGCCTGTGACATTCGTCGACATCGCCGGGATCGTGAAGGGCGCCTCCGAGGGTGCCGGGCTGGGCAACAAGTTTCTGGCCAACATCCGCGAGTGTGACGCGATCTGTCAGGTGGTGCGGGTGTTCGCCGACGACGACGTCGTGCACGTCGACGGCAAGGTCGATCCGGGTTCCGACATCGAGGTGATCGAGACCGAGCTGATCCTCGCCGACATGCAGACCCTGGAGAAGGCCGTCCCGCGGCTGGAGAAGGAAGCCCGCAACAACAAGGAGCGCAAGCCCGTGCACGAGGCGGCCGTCGCCGCCGAGGCCGTGCTGAACTCGGGCAAGACCCTCTTCGCCGCCGGGGTCGATGCGTCGCTGCTGCGCGAGCTGAACCTGATGACCACCAAGCCGTTTCTGTATGTGTTCAACGCCGACGAGGCCGTGCTCACCGACGATGCCCGCAAGGCCGAGCTGCGCGCGATGGTCGCACCCGCCGACGCGGTGTTCCTCGACGCGAAGATCGAATCCGAACTGGTCGAACTCGACGACGAGTCGGCCGCCGAGCTGCTGGAGTCCATCGGGCAGACCGAGCGCGGCCTGGATGCGTTGGCGCGGGCCGGTTTTCACACCCTGAAGCTGCAGACCTATCTGACGGCGGGCCCAAAAGAGTCGCGCGCGTGGGTGATTCATCAGGGCGATACCGCGCCCAAGGCCGCTGGGGTGATCCACACCGATTTCGAGAAGGGCTTCAT
This genomic interval carries:
- the ychF gene encoding redox-regulated ATPase YchF yields the protein MSLSLGIVGLPNVGKSTLFNALTRNNVVAANYPFATIEPNEGVVALPDPRLDKLAEMFDSEKIVPAPVTFVDIAGIVKGASEGAGLGNKFLANIRECDAICQVVRVFADDDVVHVDGKVDPGSDIEVIETELILADMQTLEKAVPRLEKEARNNKERKPVHEAAVAAEAVLNSGKTLFAAGVDASLLRELNLMTTKPFLYVFNADEAVLTDDARKAELRAMVAPADAVFLDAKIESELVELDDESAAELLESIGQTERGLDALARAGFHTLKLQTYLTAGPKESRAWVIHQGDTAPKAAGVIHTDFEKGFIKAEIVSYDDLIDAGSIAAAKAAGKVRMEGKDYVMADGDVVEFRFNV
- a CDS encoding DUF6542 domain-containing protein → MSAQRGTSAAEAAHRSIYPGIPGVPSWIALLIAVTATAIGYGIDSGAGHKELTGIFAGLYIAGCVVAVLAVRQEGLFTAVIQPPLILFCAVPGAYWLFHGGKIGSVKDLLINCGYPLIERFPLMLGAAGGVLLIGLIRWYLGMSQRPATAGAADDAATPSATVAEKSPFFRAISSKLNSLLGVASSDDEADEEEATDSPRSHSRGSAQSSRTARSGRPATGSTRSRSRHARPSPEEEYDPTAERPRRRRQTPPRDYDPADPARRPSRRRPRPDGDPDGRGQSQREGRRDPRRRNPYERPAARGGRYEDYDRYGPPVSSEPFGRYPSYEPYESYQPAPEQRRRQAAPNGRTGANPTHHPISQVRYRGSGPADERRGEPRGDRRNRPRTNGRSQEHPPADSWEYDA